A section of the Methanosarcina mazei S-6 genome encodes:
- a CDS encoding uracil-DNA glycosylase has translation MVAEEENCGNREERVRKLVEAGYETVAREIIACIRCPLHESAIKRVIGKGSCNPKVFFIGEAPGESENKSGIPFYGRAGKKLDQMVEYMGLSEEDWFVTNTVKCRPPGNRKPRVQEIECCKPFLIAQITLLNPKLIILLGNTAEKSFCPERKLEWGVPVEHEGRTILKLYHPAALIYTASKIEVQRGFIDKNRELWQ, from the coding sequence ATGGTAGCAGAGGAAGAGAATTGCGGAAACCGTGAAGAAAGGGTTAGAAAACTGGTTGAAGCAGGGTATGAGACTGTAGCACGGGAGATAATAGCCTGTATAAGGTGCCCTCTCCATGAAAGTGCAATTAAAAGAGTGATAGGAAAAGGATCCTGCAATCCGAAAGTTTTCTTTATAGGAGAAGCCCCCGGAGAAAGTGAGAACAAATCAGGAATTCCCTTTTACGGCAGGGCGGGAAAAAAGCTGGACCAGATGGTTGAGTATATGGGGCTTTCGGAAGAAGACTGGTTCGTAACAAACACAGTTAAATGCCGTCCCCCGGGAAACCGAAAGCCAAGGGTACAGGAAATAGAATGCTGCAAACCCTTCCTTATTGCCCAGATAACCCTTCTTAACCCCAAACTCATAATTCTCCTGGGCAACACAGCTGAAAAGTCATTTTGCCCGGAAAGAAAACTGGAGTGGGGAGTCCCGGTAGAACATGAGGGAAGGACAATCCTTAAACTTTACCATCCTGCAGCCCTGATTTACACAGCTTCGAAGATAGAAGTCCAGCGCGGTTTCATTGATAAAAACAGGGAGCTCTGGCAGTAA